A genomic stretch from Desulfohalobium retbaense DSM 5692 includes:
- a CDS encoding CoB--CoM heterodisulfide reductase iron-sulfur subunit B family protein — translation MRSETIYAYYPGCSQIGTATDYDKSTRACCDKLGIQLRDIPDWSCCGSTPAHTVDHTLSGALSLRNLQLAQQLEPTCVTTPCPSCLTNLKVAARKAEDPDSLTAMNELLETPYAGNLEVKSTLQILVEDIGVDALASKVQKPLTGLLVAPYYGCIMNRPPDVMQFDDPENPTAMDRVLEACGATVLPYPLKVECCGASYGIPRKDVVTHLSHKLLSLAEDVGAMAMVTACPLCQMNLDLRQKQINKAQNANHNIPVFYFTQLLGLALGLPGRELGLEKLAVSPKDVLNKAKARAIAEAAS, via the coding sequence ATGCGCTCCGAGACCATCTATGCGTATTATCCTGGGTGCTCCCAGATAGGAACCGCCACGGATTACGACAAATCCACCCGGGCGTGTTGTGACAAACTCGGCATCCAACTCCGGGACATCCCGGACTGGAGCTGCTGCGGTTCGACACCGGCTCACACCGTTGACCACACGCTCTCCGGAGCCTTGTCCCTGCGCAATCTCCAGTTGGCTCAGCAACTCGAGCCGACCTGTGTGACCACGCCGTGTCCGAGTTGCCTGACCAATCTGAAGGTGGCCGCCCGCAAGGCCGAGGATCCCGACAGCCTCACGGCGATGAACGAACTTTTGGAAACGCCGTATGCAGGAAACCTCGAAGTCAAATCCACGCTGCAGATCCTTGTCGAGGACATCGGGGTGGACGCCCTGGCCTCCAAGGTCCAAAAACCACTGACCGGTCTGCTCGTGGCCCCGTATTACGGCTGCATCATGAATCGTCCCCCTGATGTCATGCAGTTCGACGACCCCGAGAACCCCACGGCTATGGACCGCGTCCTGGAGGCCTGCGGGGCTACGGTACTGCCCTACCCGCTCAAGGTCGAATGCTGCGGGGCCTCCTACGGGATCCCGCGCAAGGACGTTGTCACCCATCTTTCCCATAAATTGTTGTCGTTGGCCGAAGATGTCGGCGCCATGGCCATGGTCACGGCCTGCCCGCTGTGCCAGATGAACCTTGATCTGCGGCAGAAACAGATCAACAAGGCCCAAAACGCCAACCACAACATACCGGTCTTTTACTTCACCCAGCTGCTGGGGCTGGCGCTGGGCCTGCCGGGACGAGAACTCGGATTGGAAAAACTCGCGGTGAGTCCCAAGGATGTCCTGAACAAGGCCAAGGCCAGGGCCATCGCCGAGGCCGCCTCCTGA
- a CDS encoding 4Fe-4S dicluster domain-containing protein — protein sequence MQTINLSTHTDPAFTQQVNEESHQDVALCYQCGNCTAGCPYTFVYDIPVHQIMRLVQAGQKDTVLRSRSLWLCATCQSCTTRCPNNIDVAQVMDVLRHMARREGYVTERNVKLFYDAFLESVHKHGRVYELGAMSSYIAHSKRVMTDAELGPTVMAKGKLSFTPHNIEGKEHVAAIFDRYMEKQEQGREAYRPFQAERMSPVAAWLRRLRREE from the coding sequence ATGCAGACCATCAATCTTTCCACCCACACCGACCCTGCCTTTACCCAACAGGTCAACGAGGAAAGTCACCAGGATGTCGCCCTGTGCTACCAATGCGGGAACTGCACGGCGGGCTGTCCTTACACCTTCGTCTATGACATCCCGGTGCACCAGATCATGCGCCTCGTTCAGGCGGGACAAAAAGACACGGTTCTGCGCAGCCGGTCGCTTTGGCTCTGCGCCACCTGTCAATCCTGCACCACCCGCTGTCCCAACAATATCGATGTGGCCCAGGTCATGGATGTTTTACGGCATATGGCCCGCCGGGAAGGCTACGTCACTGAGCGCAACGTCAAACTCTTTTATGACGCCTTCCTGGAATCGGTCCACAAACACGGCCGGGTCTATGAACTCGGGGCCATGTCCTCGTACATCGCCCACAGCAAACGGGTCATGACCGATGCCGAATTGGGCCCCACGGTCATGGCCAAGGGCAAACTCAGCTTCACCCCCCACAACATTGAGGGCAAGGAGCACGTCGCCGCAATTTTTGATCGCTATATGGAAAAACAGGAACAAGGGCGGGAAGCCTACCGTCCGTTTCAGGCCGAACGTATGAGTCCAGTGGCCGCGTGGCTGCGCCGACTGAGGAGGGAAGAGTAA
- a CDS encoding MoaD/ThiS family protein, producing MIVNVKFFSNLNTNLVSTGKVEVLDNSTVSDILKKFEINEYDVAIVVVNGQISQFDTRLTDNDNVMLIPSIGGG from the coding sequence ATGATTGTTAATGTCAAATTTTTTTCGAACTTAAATACCAACTTAGTCTCTACTGGTAAGGTGGAGGTTTTAGATAATTCTACGGTTTCTGATATACTTAAAAAGTTTGAAATTAATGAATACGATGTGGCAATTGTTGTAGTTAACGGTCAGATATCCCAATTTGATACTAGGCTTACAGATAATGACAATGTCATGTTGATTCCTTCTATTGGCGGTGGTTAA
- a CDS encoding aldehyde ferredoxin oxidoreductase family protein — protein sequence MASGYTGKILHVDLTSSETFVEEPSEKWYKTYMGGSAFASYYLLKMLKPGVEPLSPENILVFATSVICGAPISGYNRYTVASKSPLTNCFGESEAGGYFAPELKFAGYDAIICKGKAQYPVYLSIVDGHVEIKDARNVWGLDNYQTLEMIKEELGDKKVRVASIGPGGENLIRFANISNDIEHFNGRTGMGCVMGSKNLKAIAVRGSQKPSFADPEAVKEINKWHRNRLKNHPPNKGLSTGGTSVLVKGLNASGILPTKNFKYGTFDQHENLEWENYEKEIFHKPSTCYMCSVACKRSVKSDDPKFPLDPKYGGPEYETLAAFGSNLLNGNIKSIARANQICNLYGIDTISTGNMIAFAMECFENGILSSSDIGCELQWGDAESICWLAETIARREGIGDILAEGMIRASEKIGKGSHNYAFHIKGNDLPLHDGRGKTGMAMGYALSSTGADHVECPHDTAFQGEGFKALSALGVTDPVEPLSTDEAKVRFFHLGQLAWGINNLLSICNFCSVPIHAMTFHNLVESVRAITGWDTSLFEIVKASERSLVMSRLFNIREGLGSDDDRVISRWHEPFPDGPLAGQKIDEQELRDAIELYYKVCGWDQEGRPSHARLVDLDIDWIEDYM from the coding sequence ATGGCGTCTGGTTATACTGGTAAAATTCTTCATGTTGATTTAACTAGTTCTGAAACTTTCGTTGAAGAACCAAGCGAGAAATGGTACAAAACCTATATGGGGGGTTCGGCTTTTGCCTCATATTATCTTTTAAAGATGCTCAAACCTGGTGTCGAACCTCTTAGTCCAGAAAATATTTTGGTTTTTGCTACAAGCGTTATATGTGGGGCTCCAATTTCCGGGTATAATCGCTATACAGTTGCTTCTAAGTCTCCTTTAACGAATTGTTTTGGGGAGTCAGAAGCCGGTGGGTATTTTGCACCAGAGCTTAAGTTTGCAGGATATGATGCAATTATTTGCAAGGGAAAAGCTCAATATCCTGTATATCTTAGTATTGTCGATGGGCATGTTGAGATTAAAGATGCTCGCAATGTTTGGGGGTTGGATAACTATCAGACATTGGAGATGATCAAGGAAGAACTCGGCGATAAAAAAGTTCGAGTTGCCAGTATTGGTCCTGGTGGTGAAAATCTTATTCGATTTGCCAATATTTCAAATGACATAGAGCATTTCAATGGTCGCACTGGCATGGGCTGTGTTATGGGCTCAAAAAACCTCAAGGCAATTGCCGTTCGAGGTTCACAAAAGCCTTCTTTCGCTGACCCTGAGGCTGTCAAGGAAATTAATAAATGGCATAGGAATAGACTTAAAAACCACCCACCAAATAAGGGATTGTCGACTGGCGGCACATCTGTTTTGGTAAAAGGTTTGAATGCTTCAGGAATTTTGCCTACCAAGAATTTCAAATACGGCACTTTCGATCAGCACGAAAATCTTGAATGGGAAAACTATGAAAAAGAAATTTTTCATAAACCTAGTACTTGCTATATGTGTTCAGTAGCTTGCAAGCGCTCTGTAAAGAGTGATGATCCTAAATTTCCTCTTGATCCTAAGTATGGTGGTCCTGAGTATGAAACACTGGCTGCTTTTGGAAGCAACTTACTTAATGGTAATATAAAATCTATTGCCCGAGCTAATCAAATTTGTAATTTGTATGGTATAGATACAATTTCTACAGGTAACATGATTGCCTTTGCCATGGAATGTTTCGAAAATGGAATTTTATCTTCTTCAGATATCGGATGCGAACTTCAGTGGGGTGATGCGGAGTCTATTTGCTGGCTAGCAGAAACTATTGCTCGTAGAGAAGGGATCGGAGACATCCTAGCTGAAGGAATGATTAGAGCTTCTGAAAAAATTGGTAAAGGGTCTCATAACTATGCTTTCCATATTAAAGGCAACGATCTTCCTCTTCATGACGGTCGGGGAAAGACCGGGATGGCTATGGGCTATGCCCTGAGCTCAACTGGTGCTGACCATGTAGAATGCCCCCATGATACTGCTTTTCAGGGGGAAGGTTTTAAGGCTTTAAGTGCTTTGGGTGTAACAGATCCTGTCGAACCCCTTAGCACAGATGAAGCCAAAGTTCGCTTTTTTCATTTAGGACAGTTGGCGTGGGGTATAAACAACTTGCTATCTATCTGTAATTTTTGTTCAGTTCCTATCCATGCCATGACATTTCATAATTTAGTTGAATCTGTAAGGGCTATAACTGGTTGGGATACAAGTTTATTTGAAATTGTAAAAGCCAGTGAGCGTTCCCTTGTGATGAGTCGTCTTTTTAATATTAGAGAAGGGCTTGGTTCTGATGATGATCGTGTCATTTCGCGTTGGCATGAGCCTTTTCCCGATGGCCCTCTTGCAGGTCAAAAGATTGATGAACAAGAATTACGTGATGCAATAGAACTATACTATAAGGTTTGTGGTTGGGATCAAGAAGGTCGTCCTTCTCATGCTCGGCTTGTTGATTTAGATATAGATTGGATTGAAGATTACATGTGA
- a CDS encoding TRAP transporter large permease, translating into MEFSVLTITLSSLVVLFLIGMPVFMSLAISSGIALIYGGYLPLSVIHNSIFDGLNLFPLLAIPCFVIAGTLMEYGNITKQIVDVVNQIVGKISGGLGITTILACTFFAAISGSGPGTVAAVGTLLVPAMLRNGYSKEYAGATASSGGTIGLLIPPSNPMIIYAILANVSVTGMFTAGFIPGFIVGFVMVTTAWLVARRQGFSGDLEAKDFKFSYFLKSCFRSFFSLVTPLIILGSIYSGLCTPVEASVLAIVYALFVGFFINRALNLSSVYKSLLEGAMICGSVLIIVGTSTLFGKILTFEQAPQRLAQSVLEVSSDPYIIMLMIIGVLIFLGMFMETLSTIIILVPVLMPMFSVVGIDPIHFGIILVVTNEMALLTPPLGVNLFVASRIANVSVERLAIGVLPFLVALLLCILLLTFVPDLSTWLPAYLGYGQ; encoded by the coding sequence ATGGAATTCTCTGTACTCACAATAACTCTTTCCAGCTTGGTTGTTTTATTTTTGATCGGGATGCCTGTTTTCATGAGTCTTGCAATATCTTCAGGTATTGCATTGATATATGGTGGGTATTTGCCATTATCTGTAATTCATAACTCAATTTTTGACGGACTTAATTTGTTTCCTCTTTTGGCAATACCTTGCTTTGTAATTGCTGGAACTCTAATGGAGTATGGAAATATAACAAAGCAAATTGTTGACGTTGTGAATCAAATCGTGGGTAAAATTTCTGGAGGCTTGGGTATAACCACAATCCTGGCGTGTACTTTTTTTGCTGCAATTTCAGGTTCTGGCCCGGGAACTGTTGCTGCGGTAGGAACGCTTTTGGTTCCTGCTATGCTCAGAAATGGCTATAGTAAAGAGTATGCTGGAGCTACTGCATCCTCTGGTGGTACAATTGGTTTGCTTATTCCGCCAAGTAATCCAATGATCATATATGCTATCTTGGCAAACGTTTCTGTCACTGGCATGTTTACTGCAGGGTTTATACCTGGTTTTATTGTAGGGTTTGTAATGGTCACTACTGCTTGGCTTGTAGCTAGGCGCCAAGGGTTTTCTGGTGATCTAGAAGCTAAAGACTTTAAATTTAGTTATTTTTTGAAGTCGTGTTTTCGAAGTTTTTTTTCATTGGTGACTCCTTTGATAATATTGGGGTCTATTTACTCTGGTCTTTGTACCCCAGTTGAGGCATCAGTGCTAGCTATTGTTTACGCCTTATTTGTAGGTTTTTTTATTAATCGAGCACTTAATCTGTCATCTGTATACAAGTCTCTTCTTGAAGGTGCAATGATATGTGGCTCTGTTTTAATTATTGTAGGAACTTCTACCCTGTTTGGGAAAATATTAACTTTTGAGCAAGCTCCTCAGCGCTTGGCTCAGTCAGTGTTAGAGGTTTCTTCTGATCCTTATATCATAATGCTTATGATCATCGGTGTTTTGATCTTTTTGGGAATGTTTATGGAAACACTCTCAACAATTATTATTTTGGTGCCAGTTCTAATGCCGATGTTTTCTGTTGTTGGAATTGATCCGATACATTTTGGGATTATTCTTGTCGTAACTAATGAAATGGCGCTTTTAACACCTCCGCTTGGGGTCAATCTTTTTGTTGCATCAAGAATTGCTAATGTTTCTGTCGAAAGGCTTGCGATAGGTGTATTGCCTTTCTTGGTCGCCCTGCTCTTGTGTATCCTTCTTCTTACCTTTGTTCCTGACCTGTCAACTTGGCTTCCTGCATATTTAGGTTATGGTCAATAA
- a CDS encoding TRAP transporter small permease: protein MRFILRWTQKIYDYFEEIVCVSTSALMVACLIIQVSARWFTGGGIAWTEELSRFSFLATVIVSAALVAKHGSHVRITAQFLVFSYKVRLFFRVVADALWVSANLYIAWLSWNVIQTALKYPEVSPVLHITKAYVELVVPFGFVLMSWRIIEGYIIRLKRGTLSELVLQDFEMEAE, encoded by the coding sequence ATGAGATTTATACTTCGTTGGACACAAAAAATCTATGATTATTTTGAAGAGATAGTTTGCGTTTCCACTTCAGCTCTCATGGTTGCATGCCTCATTATACAGGTGAGTGCACGATGGTTCACAGGGGGTGGCATTGCCTGGACTGAAGAGCTTAGCAGGTTTTCTTTTCTTGCTACGGTCATCGTATCTGCTGCTTTGGTCGCTAAGCATGGTTCTCATGTGCGTATTACAGCACAATTTTTGGTTTTTTCATATAAAGTTCGTTTGTTTTTTAGGGTTGTAGCTGACGCCCTATGGGTTTCTGCTAATCTTTATATTGCCTGGTTAAGTTGGAACGTGATCCAAACGGCTCTTAAATATCCTGAAGTGTCTCCCGTACTGCACATCACTAAGGCCTATGTAGAACTTGTTGTTCCATTTGGTTTTGTTCTAATGAGCTGGAGAATTATTGAGGGTTATATAATTCGGCTTAAAAGAGGAACTCTCTCGGAGCTTGTTTTGCAAGACTTTGAAATGGAGGCAGAATAA
- a CDS encoding TRAP transporter substrate-binding protein, which yields MKARLLIALLFTCFVSIPMHVAAQDYKPMTIRAATANPEGSLHTTAIDKFKEIVEKKSDGKIEVITFYGGSMGDEQANVKQLRSNEIQLAVLAVGNLTPFSSQASIYYMPYMFPKIESAYKLFNHDEFNNEIADQIAQESGTRPLSWLIGGYRHLTNSKHPVTNIDDLQGLKIRVPPVDVQIKSFKSWGVNPHPVAWDETFNALQQGVVDGQENPHSVNRDQKFWEVQDYITELHYLLWVGPMLFSETWYQNLPEANKQLVTSAAKEAAQYEWDWSAQEEQKALQQCLDHGMELHKLNDEEVWESKARALWSEFYDEVGGKETVDKVVDIIK from the coding sequence ATGAAGGCTAGATTATTGATTGCTCTTTTGTTTACGTGCTTCGTTTCAATTCCAATGCATGTAGCAGCCCAAGATTACAAACCGATGACAATCCGTGCAGCTACTGCAAACCCCGAAGGGAGTTTGCACACAACTGCCATTGATAAATTTAAAGAAATTGTCGAAAAAAAGTCTGATGGCAAGATAGAAGTAATTACTTTTTATGGCGGCTCAATGGGTGACGAGCAAGCTAATGTGAAGCAGTTGCGCTCCAATGAAATACAACTTGCTGTTTTGGCTGTCGGTAATTTGACGCCATTTTCTAGTCAAGCCTCAATTTATTACATGCCCTACATGTTTCCAAAAATTGAATCAGCTTATAAGCTTTTCAACCACGATGAGTTTAATAATGAAATAGCTGATCAGATTGCTCAAGAAAGTGGAACAAGGCCTCTCTCTTGGTTGATTGGCGGCTATCGTCATCTTACGAATTCAAAGCACCCTGTCACCAACATTGACGATCTTCAAGGCTTAAAAATTCGCGTACCTCCTGTGGATGTTCAAATTAAAAGTTTTAAATCATGGGGTGTGAATCCTCATCCTGTGGCATGGGATGAAACCTTTAACGCACTTCAACAGGGTGTGGTTGATGGGCAAGAAAACCCCCATTCTGTTAATCGCGACCAGAAATTTTGGGAAGTACAGGATTATATTACAGAATTGCATTACCTCCTTTGGGTAGGTCCAATGCTTTTCAGTGAAACTTGGTATCAAAATTTGCCTGAAGCAAATAAGCAGTTGGTTACAAGTGCCGCAAAAGAGGCTGCTCAATATGAATGGGATTGGTCTGCCCAAGAAGAACAAAAAGCTTTGCAGCAATGCCTTGATCACGGAATGGAGCTTCACAAACTTAATGACGAAGAAGTTTGGGAGTCCAAGGCTCGTGCTCTTTGGTCAGAATTCTATGATGAAGTTGGTGGCAAAGAGACTGTTGATAAGGTTGTCGACATCATCAAGTAA